The genomic interval GGAGTATTTGACGCTGTATAAGCGGCCAGAAATTGCCAACCGCATCCGCGAGAGCCAGGAACACGGCGAGTTCAGCGAGGACAACAATGAGCTCGATGAAGTCAAGTTTGAGCAGGCCATCGTCGAAGGGCGGATCATTGAGCTTAAAACGATCTTCGGGACAGCCCAGGTCCTCGAGCCCGGATCGATTCCCACCGACCACGTCGGCATCGGCTCGGTGGTTTCCATTCGAGACGAGGAGTTCGGTGACGAGTTCAAGGTCAGAATGGTGACCAGTATCGAAGCCAACCCGAGCAAGGACCTTATCAGCGCCGATTCCCCCATGGGGGTGGCGTTGATGGGCGCGACCTCGGGCCAAAAGGTGATGGTCCAGGCGCCGGACGGCTTGCGAGGGTTCCTGGTGCAGGGAATCACACGCTAGCGGGCAAGGTTCGCAGAAAAGTCCCGCCGGTGCTTCCGCGCGGGGGGCCTTTCCATGGTATCATGATCGCTCCCCACTCTTCTCCGAGGGGCTTAACGCTATGTCAAAACCAGGTGGAACCGCGCCTCAAGCGCCCGCAAGCATCCCGATCCCAAAGAGCAAGAAGGGATTGGGCGGCTTCTTTGGCGACGTTTCGCGAGAGCTGAAGAAAGTGCACTGGCCGCCCGTACACGAGACCAACCGGTTGACCGGGGTGGTGCTCGCCGTCGGCCTGTTCCTCATCCTCTTGTTGTTTGGCCTGTCTGAAGTCACCGCCATGCTGTTGAGCCTGATCACCAAGGGGCGAGTTTAGCCATGCCGAAGACTTGGTACGCAGTCCACACCATCGCGGGCCACGAGAACCGCGTGCGCGACGTCCTGACGCGACGGGCGCAGGTCGAGGGACTCTGGAACATCGACATCTTCCAGGTCCTGATCCCAACCGAGCGCGAGCTGACCACGCGAGGCGGCAAGCGTGTGGAGGTCGACCGCAAAGTTTTCCCCGGATACATCTTGGTTCAAATGGCGCTGACCGATGAGACCTTCAAGCTGGTCAAATCCACGAGCGGCGTAACCGGGTTCGTCCAGAGCGGAAACAAGCCGGTTCCGCTGGAGGAATACGAGGTTCAGCGCATCATGAAGAACCTCGAGACCAGCAAGGAAGCGCCGAAGGCAAGCTGGAGCAAGGGCGACGCGATCCGCGTGGTTGAAGGTCCATTCTCCGATTTCACTGGCCGCATCGAAGAGGTCAACACCGACAAGGAACGCCTCAAGGTGCTCATCAACATCTTTGGCCGCGATACCCCCGTCGAACTGGAGTACTCTCAGGTCGAGAAGTTGTAGGAGGGTTTCGATGCGGCTTTTTCCCAGATCCAGCCGGTTTTCCGCCGGTTTGGCAGCCTTGTTCCTGTTTCCGGCCAGCCTGCTTGCCTGGCATGATGGCGGCCACATGACGGTCGCCGAAATCGCCTGGCGAAAGATGACACCGGCAGCGCGCTTGGTCGCCCAGAGGCTGGTTCAAACGGGCGCCGACGAGCGAACGAACACGTTCGCCACCGCGGCCTGCTGGGCCGATGACCACAAAACCCCTAAGGACGGGCCCTGGCACTATCGCGATACCTTTTTTCGGGCAGACGGCAAGAAGACTGACCTGAAGCCCGATGAGGAGAACGCCGTCTGGGCCCTGGAGAAGTTCACCAAGATGCTGGGCGACAAGAGGGCTTCCGACGGCGACCGAGCCCAGGCCCTGCGGTTCGTGCTCCACATCGTCGGCGACCTTCATCAGCCGTTGCACTGCGTGGCGCGCGTGACCGAGGAGAACCCGAAGGGGGATCGTGGCGGCAACGACTTCCGCGTGCTCGCGCCAGAGAACATGGAGCCGCGCCCGCGCAACCTCCACTTCTATTGGGATATGGCGGGCGGGCTGTTCACGAAGGTCGAGCGCCCGATGAGCGCGGAAGGGCAGACGGTGATCGCAAAGTGGGCGGACGGCGCCGAAGCTATTTATCCGCTGGACAAGCACCGAAGCGCGGCTCGCGACCTTAATTACGATCGATGGACCGAGGAGGGCCTCGCTCTTTGCAAGAAACAGGTCTACGACTTGGTGCCGGGAACTGTCCCATCGCCGGAATATCAGGCAGCCTGCCAAAAGACCGCGAAGGAGCGAATTGCGCTTGCCGGTTACCGCCTCGCCAACCTGCTGAACAGGCTGCTAAAGTAGCTCGTCGTCTAGCCCCTCCCTTGTTTTTCGCTCCGGCGGAAAATGAGGGAGGGGATGGGGTGGGAGACTTAGGTCGGCAGAAGCCTGCAGTCACTAGGAACTACGCCCGAAATCTCCACGAAAGTCCACGTCTTCCAGC from Armatimonadota bacterium carries:
- a CDS encoding transcription elongation factor GreA codes for the protein MNKAPHEGENGELGTAVLLTPEGYKALHDELEYLTLYKRPEIANRIRESQEHGEFSEDNNELDEVKFEQAIVEGRIIELKTIFGTAQVLEPGSIPTDHVGIGSVVSIRDEEFGDEFKVRMVTSIEANPSKDLISADSPMGVALMGATSGQKVMVQAPDGLRGFLVQGITR
- a CDS encoding S1/P1 nuclease → MRLFPRSSRFSAGLAALFLFPASLLAWHDGGHMTVAEIAWRKMTPAARLVAQRLVQTGADERTNTFATAACWADDHKTPKDGPWHYRDTFFRADGKKTDLKPDEENAVWALEKFTKMLGDKRASDGDRAQALRFVLHIVGDLHQPLHCVARVTEENPKGDRGGNDFRVLAPENMEPRPRNLHFYWDMAGGLFTKVERPMSAEGQTVIAKWADGAEAIYPLDKHRSAARDLNYDRWTEEGLALCKKQVYDLVPGTVPSPEYQAACQKTAKERIALAGYRLANLLNRLLK
- the nusG gene encoding transcription termination/antitermination factor NusG; the encoded protein is MPKTWYAVHTIAGHENRVRDVLTRRAQVEGLWNIDIFQVLIPTERELTTRGGKRVEVDRKVFPGYILVQMALTDETFKLVKSTSGVTGFVQSGNKPVPLEEYEVQRIMKNLETSKEAPKASWSKGDAIRVVEGPFSDFTGRIEEVNTDKERLKVLINIFGRDTPVELEYSQVEKL
- the secE gene encoding preprotein translocase subunit SecE is translated as MSKPGGTAPQAPASIPIPKSKKGLGGFFGDVSRELKKVHWPPVHETNRLTGVVLAVGLFLILLLFGLSEVTAMLLSLITKGRV